The following proteins are encoded in a genomic region of Fusarium oxysporum f. sp. lycopersici 4287 chromosome 1, whole genome shotgun sequence:
- a CDS encoding RalA-binding protein 1, whose protein sequence is MAGPVSAAQAEASKGVARNSSIDSAISAISTKSGTTGSQDGPHGPSEIAHLIKTAGSPETLIQYLLKEKHSQSQQNSQLWRLVDKQRAMILGLNKDLERALKDKEKYRKKLKEVISLSSASVSPQENTKEAVEAPVLSLPRVDIERAKEQTTPESPVLEAESPRNSPIDITIAPYPITPPADQPSAPHSAVGELLNPAHAMPKPQDHALDKYDHEAEERAAEEARKEKIEEPLKEIPYNVAIPPSRSLPSEPPKMPPPKPPVNHLPTVAVLEATPQPDEGLSKFPVPPPRKPPPAPLKLKQEMRTQLSPSPEDGETESDFDDILEVDEIVHDRRGRRRTREEDDRDREIIALKEAAARSASKKSKSSKSSQPGSPIQMPQAPAQELATASLGEMLSATKTREIPAPLLSPGLPASPRPSNFSSPPLSPRSMNFQAAPLSPRPPRQPIPLPPNTPLATPAPTPARATGKSIVSEETSVSQKSRTVQQETISHADQPSIRMSSPSERTEVFKGLVTEEYPDLLLPPNALPSIRIAVASSRMKPSRASMMSLTQLEEDPVFTLAIISRSDNGELWRVEKDLASLTKLDQRLKQCTSYTVRAPERSLFSGHAPAKLDARRTVLEQFMDDILDIPFDTKTAVELCKYLSTHVLPPNLDDSVSIGDSSSEMNGNKIGPDGRPCRSGYLTKKGKNFGGWKARYFVLNGPLLKYFEVPGGAHLGTIKLQGAQIGKQNQNNDNQSPARVTNGDDLDNQFRHAFLILEPKKKDTSSHFRHVLCAESDKERDLWVDALLQWVDYRDPEDSEPPPSRGGPVQDRQTQGTATGTERPSAGKVRKPPGKPYHHPSDSDTLVGVRYDSTQAGDAPQVSGPARPKTSGGMPDQHHSHGFESFSSSQSKIISGPKDPQPISDLGAWGNKPNYGPTPDEKKQRKRSFFGFGPKTRSSSEGQDSLFGGSEVGANATPPQNSYQGPVRQAFGAPLAEAVRFCSPTDVNVPLPAVVYRCIQYLDSKNAVLEEGIFRLSGSNVVIKQLRERFNVEGDINLLTDRQYYDIHAVASLLKLYLRELPTTILTRDLHMEFLTTMEIADHAEKMTALGELVHRLPQANATLLKYLIGFLIKIINNADMNKMTVRNVGIVFSPTLNIPAPVFAMFLQNYEGIFGVDPEVYELPSPISEPELQRFEAPPRFDLPARPSTSGSLSPHGQMRKDNVRELQRSTPTPPLLVNNAPVRASPPSSATRPGYESPAGAYDIGYRPPSANEGRGAYDRRFLQASHEDLASASAAYDQSFVPSNRRRESAIFMGGMMGPHHQGSKSRLREETRF, encoded by the coding sequence ATGGCGGGTCCCGTATCTGCGGCCCAGGCTGAAGCTTCGAAAGGAGTCGCCCGGAATTCGTCTATCGACTCGGCGATTTCAGCAATATCGACCAAATCAGGCACAACTGGGAGTCAAGATGGTCCCCATGGACCTTCAGAGATTGCTCATCTTATTAAGACAGCAGGCAGCCCCGAGACCCTTATCCAGTACTTGCTGAAAGAGAAGCACTCCCAGTCACAGCAGAACAGCCAGTTATGGCGTCTAGTGGACAAGCAACGGGCCATGATTCTCGGCCTTAACAAGGACTTGGAAAGGGCTTTGAAGGATAAGGAAAAGTATAGGAAGAAGCTAAAGGAAGTCATTTCACTTTCCTCTGCTTCGGTGTCACCTCAAGAGAATACcaaagaagctgttgaagcGCCTGTGCTTTCGCTTCCACGAGTTGATATTGAACGAGCTAAGGAACAAACCACACCAGAGTCACCAGTCCTCGAAGCCGAAAGTCCGAGAAATTCACCGATCGATATTACCATAGCGCCTTATCCCATTACTCCTCCAGCAGATCAGCCCAGCGCACCACATTCAGCTGTGGGCGAACTCTTGAACCCTGCACATGCTATGCCCAAACCGCAAGACCATGCTTTAGACAAGTACGATCACGAGGCTGAAGAACGGGCCGCTGAGGAGGcaaggaaagagaagattgaggagcCTCTGAAAGAGATTCCCTACAATGTCGCCATCCCTCCATCGCGTAGCCTCCCCAGTGAACCGCCCAAAATGCCACCGCCCAAGCCACCGGTAAACCACCTTCCTACAGTCGCGGTCCTCGAGGCTACTCCCCAACCTGACGAAGGACTATCCAAGTTTCCGGTGCCGCCACCGAGGAAGCCACCTCCAGCACCCCTGAAATTGAAGCAAGAAATGAGGACGCAGCTGAGCCCATCTCCGGAGGATGGAGAGACTGAGTCCGATTTTGATGATATACTGGAAGTTGATGAAATTGTTCACGATCGACGTGGTCGGCGAAGAacacgagaagaagacgatcGAGACCGAGAGATCATTGCTTTGAAGGAGGCGGCTGCGCGTAGTGCatccaagaagagcaagtcAAGCAAGTCCAGTCAACCTGGATCTCCGATTCAAATGCCCCAGGCCCCTGCGCAGGAGCTCGCTACGGCCTCACTCGGTGAAATGCTCAGCGCAACAAAAACAAGGGAAATCCCTGCGCCATTGTTAAGTCCCGGTCTCCCCGCAAGCCCTCGGCCTTCAAACTTCAGCTCGCCGCCTTTGTCTCCAAGGTCGATGAATTTTCAGGCTGCGCCATTGTCCCCGCGACCACCTCGTCAACCAATTCCACTACCACCAAACACCCCTTTAGCAACTCCGGCCCCAACACCAGCTAGAGCGACTGGCAAAAGTATCGTCTCTGAGGAAACTTCGGTATCGCAGAAAAGTCGCACCGTACAGCAAGAAACCATCAGCCACGCGGATCAACCATCCATCAGAATGTCTAGCCCTAGCGAGCGTACAGAAGTCTTCAAAGGCCTGGTCACAGAAGAATATCCGGATCTTCTGCTCCCGCCAAATGCTCTGCCCTCCATCAGAATTGCAGTTGCATCATCACGCATGAAACCATCTCGAGCAAGTATGATGTCTCTCACACAACTCGAAGAAGATCCAGTGTTTACTCTCGCTATCATCTCACGATCGGACAATGGCGAGCTTTGGAGAGTGGAGAAAGACTTGGCTTCGTTGACAAAACTTGATCAAAGGCTCAAGCAATGTACATCCTACACAGTCAGAGCTCCAGAGCGTTCGCTGTTCAGCGGTCATGCGCCGGCCAAGCTCGATGCCCGTAGGACGGTCCTGGAGCAGTTCATGGATGACATTTTAGATATACCTTTTGACACAAAAACAGCTGTCGAACTTTGCAAATATTTGTCAACTCATGTTCTCCCACCAAATCTAGACGACTCGGTATCAATTGGTGATTCGAGCTCTGAGATGAATGGCAATAAGATAGGGCCCGACGGGCGACCTTGTCGCAGTGGTTACCTAACAAAGAAAGGCAAGAATTTCGGTGGCTGGAAAGCAAGGTACTTCGTTCTCAATGGGCCTCTACTCAAGTACTTTGAAGTGCCTGGAGGTGCACACTTAGGCACAATCAAGCTACAGGGGGCGCAGATTGGCAAGCAGAATCAGAATAACGACAACCAGTCACCAGCGCGTGTAACAAACGGTGATGACCTGGACAACCAATTCCGTCATGCTTTCCTCATCCTGGaaccgaagaagaaggacacGAGCAGCCACTTCAGACATGTTCTTTGTGCCGAAAGTGATAAGGAACGGGATCTTTGGGTGGATGCTCTCCTCCAATGGGTTGATTATCGTGATCCTGAAGATTCTGAACCTCCACCATCCCGGGGTGGACCTGTTCAGGATCGCCAAACACAAGGTACAGCCACAGGCACAGAGCGTCCCTCTGCAGGCAAAGTTCGAAAACCCCCTGGGAAGCCATACCATCATCCGTCAGATTCGGATACATTGGTTGGCGTCCGGTACGATTCCACTCAAGCAGGAGATGCTCCCCAAGTTTCAGGACCCGCTCGACCCAAGACTTCAGGTGGCATGCCTGACCAACATCACAGCCATGGATTTGAGAGCTTTTCCTCATCTCAGAGCAAGATCATTTCAGGACCCAAGGATCCACAGCCTATATCCGACTTGGGCGCCTGGGGAAACAAACCGAACTATGGCCCGACGCCTGATGAAAAGAAACAGAGGAAGCGAAGTTTCTTTGGTTTTGGACCCAAGACTAGGTCTTCATCAGAGGGTCAAGATTCCTTGTTTGGTGGTAGCGAGGTCGGTGCGAATGCAACCCCACCACAGAACTCTTACCAAGGTCCTGTGCGACAAGCCTTTGGAGCACCGCTGGCGGAAGCTGTTCGATTTTGTTCTCCTACAGATGTCAATGTACCGCTCCCTGCCGTCGTTTACAGATGCATCCAGTATTTGGATTCCAAGAATGCTGTGCTTGAGGAAGGAATCTTTCGACTGAGTGGATCCAACGTGGTTATTAAGCAACTTCGAGAACGGTTCAATGTCGAAGGGGATATTAACTTGTTGACTGACCGTCAATACTATGACATTCATGCTGTGGCCTCGCTGCTGAAACTGTACTTGCGAGAActaccaacaacaatacTGACAAGGGACTTGCACATGGAGTTCTTGACAACGATGGAGATTGCGGACCATGCCGAAAAGATGACTGCTTTGGGTGAGCTGGTTCATCGGCTTCCTCAAGCTAATGCCACTCTCCTCAAGTATCTGATTGGCTTCCTGATCAAGATTATCAACAATGCGGACATGAATAAGATGACTGTTCGCAACGTTGGCATTGTCTTTTCGCCAACCCTAAACATACCTGCACCAGTCTTCGCAATGTTCCTCCAAAATTACGAGGGAATCTTCGGTGTCGATCCTGAGGTTTACGAGCTTCCTTCACCCATTTCTGAACCCGAATTGCAGCGCTTTGAAGCACCGCCGCGATTCGATCTACCTGCTCGCCCATCAACGTCTGGAAGTTTATCTCCTCACGGGCAGATGCGGAAGGATAATGTTCGAGAACTGCAGCGATCTACTCCGACTCCTCCGCTCCTCGTTAACAATGCCCCAGTGCGAGCCTCACCCCCTTCAAGTGCTACTAGGCCTGGTTACGAATCTCCAGCTGGTGCTTATGATATTGGGTACCGACCACCTTCAGCCAACGAAGGACGCGGTGCCTACGACCGACGTTTCTTGCAAGCTTCACACGAGGATCTCGCCAGCGCCTCCGCAGCATACGACCAAAGCTTCGTACCCAGCAACAGACGCCGTGAGAGTGCCATCTTCATGGGTGGCATGATGGGTCCCCACCACCAGGGATCCAAGAGTCGCTTGCGAGAAGAAACGCGATTCTAA
- a CDS encoding RalA-binding protein 1, which translates to MPQLALQSAEASTASRSNSITTPVEATSSSDQNLLNRARSPYEVPVDDSPTVGRIIRPSPSVPSLGPLSLSSPRSPRPAISSPLATSANFPYGQASPSPRTAAFPTRSTPTPTYRANQELENKSSLVKQTSFYSDSSDEGSPEPRSPRQGYAGSTNVLRTVSEPITSKPAPGSDSTKQPAMAGPVSAAQAEASKGVARNSSIDSAISAISTKSGTTGSQDGPHGPSEIAHLIKTAGSPETLIQYLLKEKHSQSQQNSQLWRLVDKQRAMILGLNKDLERALKDKEKYRKKLKEVISLSSASVSPQENTKEAVEAPVLSLPRVDIERAKEQTTPESPVLEAESPRNSPIDITIAPYPITPPADQPSAPHSAVGELLNPAHAMPKPQDHALDKYDHEAEERAAEEARKEKIEEPLKEIPYNVAIPPSRSLPSEPPKMPPPKPPVNHLPTVAVLEATPQPDEGLSKFPVPPPRKPPPAPLKLKQEMRTQLSPSPEDGETESDFDDILEVDEIVHDRRGRRRTREEDDRDREIIALKEAAARSASKKSKSSKSSQPGSPIQMPQAPAQELATASLGEMLSATKTREIPAPLLSPGLPASPRPSNFSSPPLSPRSMNFQAAPLSPRPPRQPIPLPPNTPLATPAPTPARATGKSIVSEETSVSQKSRTVQQETISHADQPSIRMSSPSERTEVFKGLVTEEYPDLLLPPNALPSIRIAVASSRMKPSRASMMSLTQLEEDPVFTLAIISRSDNGELWRVEKDLASLTKLDQRLKQCTSYTVRAPERSLFSGHAPAKLDARRTVLEQFMDDILDIPFDTKTAVELCKYLSTHVLPPNLDDSVSIGDSSSEMNGNKIGPDGRPCRSGYLTKKGKNFGGWKARYFVLNGPLLKYFEVPGGAHLGTIKLQGAQIGKQNQNNDNQSPARVTNGDDLDNQFRHAFLILEPKKKDTSSHFRHVLCAESDKERDLWVDALLQWVDYRDPEDSEPPPSRGGPVQDRQTQGTATGTERPSAGKVRKPPGKPYHHPSDSDTLVGVRYDSTQAGDAPQVSGPARPKTSGGMPDQHHSHGFESFSSSQSKIISGPKDPQPISDLGAWGNKPNYGPTPDEKKQRKRSFFGFGPKTRSSSEGQDSLFGGSEVGANATPPQNSYQGPVRQAFGAPLAEAVRFCSPTDVNVPLPAVVYRCIQYLDSKNAVLEEGIFRLSGSNVVIKQLRERFNVEGDINLLTDRQYYDIHAVASLLKLYLRELPTTILTRDLHMEFLTTMEIADHAEKMTALGELVHRLPQANATLLKYLIGFLIKIINNADMNKMTVRNVGIVFSPTLNIPAPVFAMFLQNYEGIFGVDPEVYELPSPISEPELQRFEAPPRFDLPARPSTSGSLSPHGQMRKDNVRELQRSTPTPPLLVNNAPVRASPPSSATRPGYESPAGAYDIGYRPPSANEGRGAYDRRFLQASHEDLASASAAYDQSFVPSNRRRESAIFMGGMMGPHHQGSKSRLREETRF; encoded by the exons ATGCCACAGCTTGCGCTCCAGAGCGCAGAAGCTTCTACTGCCTCGAGATCCAACTCCATCACCACTCCAGTAGAAGCTACTTCATCATCCGATCAAAACCTCCTTAATAGGGCTCGATCTCCCTACGAAGTCCCCGTTGACGATAGTCCTACGGTTGGTCGCATCATTCGTCCGAGTCCAAGTGTCCCATCCCTTGGTCCATTGTCCTTGTCAAGTCCACG ATCCCCACGACCAGCTATCTCAAGTCCGCTCGCGACCTCCGCCAACTTCCCTTACGGACAAGCAAGTCCCAGTCCGCGAACCGCCGCTTTCCCGACTCGGTCTACTCCAACGCCGACATATCGAGCTAATCAAGAACTTGAGAACAAATCGAGTCTTGTTAAGCAGACCTCATTCTACAGCGATTCCTCAGACGAAGGATCCCCAGAACCTCGCAGCCCTAG ACAGGGCTATGCAGGCAGTACGAATGTTTTACGAACCGTCTCCGAGCCCATAACTTCAAAGCCTGCTCCAGGCTCCGACTCAACTAAACAACCGGCCATGGCGGGTCCCGTATCTGCGGCCCAGGCTGAAGCTTCGAAAGGAGTCGCCCGGAATTCGTCTATCGACTCGGCGATTTCAGCAATATCGACCAAATCAGGCACAACTGGGAGTCAAGATGGTCCCCATGGACCTTCAGAGATTGCTCATCTTATTAAGACAGCAGGCAGCCCCGAGACCCTTATCCAGTACTTGCTGAAAGAGAAGCACTCCCAGTCACAGCAGAACAGCCAGTTATGGCGTCTAGTGGACAAGCAACGGGCCATGATTCTCGGCCTTAACAAGGACTTGGAAAGGGCTTTGAAGGATAAGGAAAAGTATAGGAAGAAGCTAAAGGAAGTCATTTCACTTTCCTCTGCTTCGGTGTCACCTCAAGAGAATACcaaagaagctgttgaagcGCCTGTGCTTTCGCTTCCACGAGTTGATATTGAACGAGCTAAGGAACAAACCACACCAGAGTCACCAGTCCTCGAAGCCGAAAGTCCGAGAAATTCACCGATCGATATTACCATAGCGCCTTATCCCATTACTCCTCCAGCAGATCAGCCCAGCGCACCACATTCAGCTGTGGGCGAACTCTTGAACCCTGCACATGCTATGCCCAAACCGCAAGACCATGCTTTAGACAAGTACGATCACGAGGCTGAAGAACGGGCCGCTGAGGAGGcaaggaaagagaagattgaggagcCTCTGAAAGAGATTCCCTACAATGTCGCCATCCCTCCATCGCGTAGCCTCCCCAGTGAACCGCCCAAAATGCCACCGCCCAAGCCACCGGTAAACCACCTTCCTACAGTCGCGGTCCTCGAGGCTACTCCCCAACCTGACGAAGGACTATCCAAGTTTCCGGTGCCGCCACCGAGGAAGCCACCTCCAGCACCCCTGAAATTGAAGCAAGAAATGAGGACGCAGCTGAGCCCATCTCCGGAGGATGGAGAGACTGAGTCCGATTTTGATGATATACTGGAAGTTGATGAAATTGTTCACGATCGACGTGGTCGGCGAAGAacacgagaagaagacgatcGAGACCGAGAGATCATTGCTTTGAAGGAGGCGGCTGCGCGTAGTGCatccaagaagagcaagtcAAGCAAGTCCAGTCAACCTGGATCTCCGATTCAAATGCCCCAGGCCCCTGCGCAGGAGCTCGCTACGGCCTCACTCGGTGAAATGCTCAGCGCAACAAAAACAAGGGAAATCCCTGCGCCATTGTTAAGTCCCGGTCTCCCCGCAAGCCCTCGGCCTTCAAACTTCAGCTCGCCGCCTTTGTCTCCAAGGTCGATGAATTTTCAGGCTGCGCCATTGTCCCCGCGACCACCTCGTCAACCAATTCCACTACCACCAAACACCCCTTTAGCAACTCCGGCCCCAACACCAGCTAGAGCGACTGGCAAAAGTATCGTCTCTGAGGAAACTTCGGTATCGCAGAAAAGTCGCACCGTACAGCAAGAAACCATCAGCCACGCGGATCAACCATCCATCAGAATGTCTAGCCCTAGCGAGCGTACAGAAGTCTTCAAAGGCCTGGTCACAGAAGAATATCCGGATCTTCTGCTCCCGCCAAATGCTCTGCCCTCCATCAGAATTGCAGTTGCATCATCACGCATGAAACCATCTCGAGCAAGTATGATGTCTCTCACACAACTCGAAGAAGATCCAGTGTTTACTCTCGCTATCATCTCACGATCGGACAATGGCGAGCTTTGGAGAGTGGAGAAAGACTTGGCTTCGTTGACAAAACTTGATCAAAGGCTCAAGCAATGTACATCCTACACAGTCAGAGCTCCAGAGCGTTCGCTGTTCAGCGGTCATGCGCCGGCCAAGCTCGATGCCCGTAGGACGGTCCTGGAGCAGTTCATGGATGACATTTTAGATATACCTTTTGACACAAAAACAGCTGTCGAACTTTGCAAATATTTGTCAACTCATGTTCTCCCACCAAATCTAGACGACTCGGTATCAATTGGTGATTCGAGCTCTGAGATGAATGGCAATAAGATAGGGCCCGACGGGCGACCTTGTCGCAGTGGTTACCTAACAAAGAAAGGCAAGAATTTCGGTGGCTGGAAAGCAAGGTACTTCGTTCTCAATGGGCCTCTACTCAAGTACTTTGAAGTGCCTGGAGGTGCACACTTAGGCACAATCAAGCTACAGGGGGCGCAGATTGGCAAGCAGAATCAGAATAACGACAACCAGTCACCAGCGCGTGTAACAAACGGTGATGACCTGGACAACCAATTCCGTCATGCTTTCCTCATCCTGGaaccgaagaagaaggacacGAGCAGCCACTTCAGACATGTTCTTTGTGCCGAAAGTGATAAGGAACGGGATCTTTGGGTGGATGCTCTCCTCCAATGGGTTGATTATCGTGATCCTGAAGATTCTGAACCTCCACCATCCCGGGGTGGACCTGTTCAGGATCGCCAAACACAAGGTACAGCCACAGGCACAGAGCGTCCCTCTGCAGGCAAAGTTCGAAAACCCCCTGGGAAGCCATACCATCATCCGTCAGATTCGGATACATTGGTTGGCGTCCGGTACGATTCCACTCAAGCAGGAGATGCTCCCCAAGTTTCAGGACCCGCTCGACCCAAGACTTCAGGTGGCATGCCTGACCAACATCACAGCCATGGATTTGAGAGCTTTTCCTCATCTCAGAGCAAGATCATTTCAGGACCCAAGGATCCACAGCCTATATCCGACTTGGGCGCCTGGGGAAACAAACCGAACTATGGCCCGACGCCTGATGAAAAGAAACAGAGGAAGCGAAGTTTCTTTGGTTTTGGACCCAAGACTAGGTCTTCATCAGAGGGTCAAGATTCCTTGTTTGGTGGTAGCGAGGTCGGTGCGAATGCAACCCCACCACAGAACTCTTACCAAGGTCCTGTGCGACAAGCCTTTGGAGCACCGCTGGCGGAAGCTGTTCGATTTTGTTCTCCTACAGATGTCAATGTACCGCTCCCTGCCGTCGTTTACAGATGCATCCAGTATTTGGATTCCAAGAATGCTGTGCTTGAGGAAGGAATCTTTCGACTGAGTGGATCCAACGTGGTTATTAAGCAACTTCGAGAACGGTTCAATGTCGAAGGGGATATTAACTTGTTGACTGACCGTCAATACTATGACATTCATGCTGTGGCCTCGCTGCTGAAACTGTACTTGCGAGAActaccaacaacaatacTGACAAGGGACTTGCACATGGAGTTCTTGACAACGATGGAGATTGCGGACCATGCCGAAAAGATGACTGCTTTGGGTGAGCTGGTTCATCGGCTTCCTCAAGCTAATGCCACTCTCCTCAAGTATCTGATTGGCTTCCTGATCAAGATTATCAACAATGCGGACATGAATAAGATGACTGTTCGCAACGTTGGCATTGTCTTTTCGCCAACCCTAAACATACCTGCACCAGTCTTCGCAATGTTCCTCCAAAATTACGAGGGAATCTTCGGTGTCGATCCTGAGGTTTACGAGCTTCCTTCACCCATTTCTGAACCCGAATTGCAGCGCTTTGAAGCACCGCCGCGATTCGATCTACCTGCTCGCCCATCAACGTCTGGAAGTTTATCTCCTCACGGGCAGATGCGGAAGGATAATGTTCGAGAACTGCAGCGATCTACTCCGACTCCTCCGCTCCTCGTTAACAATGCCCCAGTGCGAGCCTCACCCCCTTCAAGTGCTACTAGGCCTGGTTACGAATCTCCAGCTGGTGCTTATGATATTGGGTACCGACCACCTTCAGCCAACGAAGGACGCGGTGCCTACGACCGACGTTTCTTGCAAGCTTCACACGAGGATCTCGCCAGCGCCTCCGCAGCATACGACCAAAGCTTCGTACCCAGCAACAGACGCCGTGAGAGTGCCATCTTCATGGGTGGCATGATGGGTCCCCACCACCAGGGATCCAAGAGTCGCTTGCGAGAAGAAACGCGATTCTAA